Below is a window of Candidatus Binataceae bacterium DNA.
GCTGCGATTTCGGCGCTCAGCGCGGGCACGAAGCCGCGAGCCGTGATTCCCCAAAACGCCAGAAAGTCATGCATCGTGAGTGGTGACACGATTATCACTGCGAGTCCGACCAAGGCCGCAATTCCGGTAATCAACATCGTGATTCCGGTCAGATATCCGACGATTTGGACGAACCGGCGCATCGGTTCGGAAGGGTTCGCGATCGCGTCGGCTACGCAAACCGCCAGCAGGGTAGCCAAGGCAGGGTAGAGAGCCAGAAGATAAACGCCGCGTTTGCTCTGAGCAAAGCTGTAGAAAAGCAGGACGACCCCTGCCCAAACGAGGAGGTAGACAAATCGCGGACCGAGCTTTGGCCCACGAGTGAAGGCCTGTATCAGAGGGGTCGGCAGCAAAACAGTCCAGGGCAGAAATCCTCCGAGCAAGGCGAATTCGAGGTAATAGAACGGATGAACATGACCTTCGTGGAACCCGGCACCTCCCATGAAGCGCTCCAGGTTTTCCGCCCATAACTGCTTATGCACGAAATCGATTCCCCCAACGTAAGCCGCCGCGAAATACCATCCTCCCCCCACCAGCGCGACGACGAGGGCGCCTCTAAACACCCTCAACTTGGGAATCACCCCCCGACGCCGTTCAAGGAGGATCCATGCCAGCGCCACCAGCATCGGGAGAATCAGACCAACCGGCCCTTTGGCCAGAATTGCAAACGAGATTGCCACGTAAAGGAGCATGCGCCGCGAAGTGATGCCTTCGGCGATAGCGATGAACTCGAAAAGCGCAACCTCCAGGAAAAACGTCAGCGTCATGTCGACGCGCGCGCCGGTGCCTGCTTGCAGATATTGAAACGTAGTTCCCAGAAACACCGCGGCGAGCAGGGCGATTTTCTCGTCGAACAACCTGCGGACGTATAAGTAGCAAATCACCATACCCGCGATTGCCAGGAGCGCGGACGGAAGGCGCACGCTCAATTCGCTCACTCCGCCCAAAGCAAACGACAGGGCCGCAGCCATCCAGTGCATGAGTAACGGCTTTGAGGGAATCTCCACTCCGGCGCGCATCGGCAGGATGATCCCACCGCCGTGCACCATATCGAACACGGTCACGGCCTCTCGAGGTTCGCCTTTGGTGTAGAGCGGA
It encodes the following:
- a CDS encoding glycosyltransferase family 39 protein → PLYTKGEPREAVTVFDMVHGGGIILPMRAGVEIPSKPLLMHWMAAALSFALGGVSELSVRLPSALLAIAGMVICYLYVRRLFDEKIALLAAVFLGTTFQYLQAGTGARVDMTLTFFLEVALFEFIAIAEGITSRRMLLYVAISFAILAKGPVGLILPMLVALAWILLERRRGVIPKLRVFRGALVVALVGGGWYFAAAYVGGIDFVHKQLWAENLERFMGGAGFHEGHVHPFYYLEFALLGGFLPWTVLLPTPLIQAFTRGPKLGPRFVYLLVWAGVVLLFYSFAQSKRGVYLLALYPALATLLAVCVADAIANPSEPMRRFVQIVGYLTGITMLITGIAALVGLAVIIVSPLTMHDFLAFWGITARGFVPALSAEIAARWALAASAPIALEVLGVMALRGALSMERLVAAVVGATVLGVLAANFIVVPAIANTLSLREFALEMVNTVGSDSVGYLGALDYDVAFYSARTIPIVHLDDPDLPDYLISWETIYARLPEKDRALFAVALTSNPTALDGSGAMVLLRRTNHPPSPASNSLQVRTNGMRREATPHEARERRSAETALTNLGSTSAEPPPRLTSQIGVISES